One segment of Nothobranchius furzeri strain GRZ-AD chromosome 13, NfurGRZ-RIMD1, whole genome shotgun sequence DNA contains the following:
- the nudt8 gene encoding mitochondrial coenzyme A diphosphatase NUDT8, protein MFKSPQVLMWACLSRLQLLLGESHPAAFSEHFGFGCRRAIRVKNRKYQQTSSKSTSMIGTSSSTKTARSSDQLSSCDSDSKTCQRIEVLHSDGCSRTLLLSRHPNPQVSSLTRTFWDRLIPQQWGRRWHVRWISLRCTSNNQFKFLQNHPSHRQSSFSPVGLLAPKPWILNWFCCKQAPSRPFNQIRAVHRASPHVADTWRDCLSLQNENRCRQHLLPHWKLYNMERVRRGASQTQGRNTGRWASILVSLCSVEGEPAFLFTLRSSTLKGRHKGDVSFAGGKSDPSDRDVVTTALRETLEELGITMQSEKVWGVMKPLRDASGMMIAPVLANLGPLEELTFRPNPEEVEEIFTLSLSHLCDPQNRGYTHFRSGDQFGYTLPVFCNGKHRVWGLTAVALDQALKLVVPLEHLSLT, encoded by the exons ATGTTTAAAAGTCCTCAAGTCCTGATGTGGGCATGTCTCAGCAGACTCCAGCTGCTGTTAGGAGAATCCCACCCTGCTGCCTTTTCAGAACACTTTGGATTTGGATGTCGGAGAGCAATACGCGTCAAAAACAGGAAATACCAACAAACCAGCAGCAAAAGCACAAGCATGATTGGAACCTCATCATCCACAAAGACTGCTCGCTCATCAGATCAGCTGTCTTCTTGTGATTCAGACAGTAAAACGTGTCAGCGGATAGAGGTTTTGCACTCAGACGGGTGTTCCAGAACCCTTTTGTTAAGCCGTCATCCCAACCCTCAAGTCTCTTCACTTACAAGGACGTTTTGGGACCGTTTAATTCCTCAGCAATGGGGAAGACGATGGCATGTCAGGTGGATTTCACTCAGGTGCACCAGCAACAACCAGTTCAAGTTTCTACAGAACCATCCAAGCCACAGACAAAGTTCATTCAGTCCTGTTGGTTTGTTAGCTCCTAAGCCATGGATTTTGAACTGGTTTTGCTGTAAACAAGCACCCAGCCGCCCCTTTAATCAAATCAGAGCTGTCCATCGGGCCTCTCCTCATGTTGCCGACACCTGGAGGGACTGCCTGTCGCTTCAGAACGAAAACCGGTGTCGGCAACACCTTTTGCCTCACTGGAAGCTCTATAACATGGAGCGAGTGAGAAGAGGGGCGAGTCAAACACAAGGACGGAACACGGGGAGATGGGCATCCATCTTGGTGTCTCTATGCTCGGTTGAGGGTGAGCCTGCTTTTCTTTTCACTCTTCGCTCCAGCACACTGAAGGGCAGGCACAAAGGAGATGTCAG CTTTGCGGGGGGGAAGAGTGACCCATCCGACAGAGACGTGGTGACCACAGCGCTGCGGGAAACTCTGGAAGAGCTGGGAATTACCATGCAGAGTGAGAAGGTTTGGGGTGTGATGAAGCCTCTGAGGGATGCG TCAGGAATGATGATTGCTCCTGTGCTGGCGAACCTCGGGCCTCTAGAGGAGCTGACATTCAGACCGAACCCTGAGGAG GTAGAGGAGATATTCACCTTGTCTCTGTCACACCTGTGTGACCCTCAGAACCGTGGTTACACACACTTCCGCTCTGGTGACCAGTTTGGATACACACTGCCCGTGTTCTGTAATGGAAAACATCGGGTGTGGGGCCTGACGGCAGTCGCCTTGGACCAAGCCCTGAAACTTGTTGTTCCTCTAGAACACCTGTCACTCACCTGA
- the mfrp gene encoding membrane frizzled-related protein isoform X3, which produces MRLWGPGRGLGVVVISAVALLLVAALGLALALILTQMKGQTLEDQSLTTAAPDLQSAEHKASQMSPTVPLFRGQMVSTVSPHSATTPPTETRCGGVLNDSVGSFSSPNHPGSYPPNSLCVWVIRVPAPYLVQIRVSSLAVEGPSPCLFDWLGVQEQTEQRTVVSRFCGNVAPPTVNSNSSTVWVTFRSDASITGNGFAAQYRAVLPRHKSCTREEFMCDGGRCLLPVSVCDGHPNCDDQQDEANCSHKHKECGGQTFGPYGSLASPNHPKPYPHQQLCTWHIAVDKGHVITLSFRNFSLETQDVCEFDYVEVHDSSNAEAGRLLGRFCGTTIPPDLTSSGSHMTVVFVADEGVADSGFSATYQAVFVTDILGGCGVSKGTCEPDQFACGSGECFQQQWQCDGWNDCPDGADETGCSNSTYPPFTSPCEIIEVEMCQGLSYNLTSFPNVWLSIVDQREAATLLRQYRVLMELVCFRPLQRLVCGMFLPQCSPRGGVLQPCRSVCSSAEQQCSQALDLFSFSWPFNCHLLPDSQDPLECSEP; this is translated from the exons ATGCGTCTGTGGGGACCAGGTCGTGGCTTGGGGGTGGTGGTGATCTCTGCTGTAGCCCTGCTCCTGGTAGCTGCTCTGGGACTGGCCCTGGCCCTCATTCTGACTC AGATGAAAGGCCAGACCCTGGAGGACCAGTCACTGACCACAGCTGCTCCTGACCTGCAAAGTGCTGAACACAAAGCATCCCAGATGTCACCAACGGTCCCTTTGTTCAGAGGTCAGATGGTCAGCACAGTTTCACCACATTCTGCCACAACCCCCCCAACTGAAACAC GTTGTGGGGGGGTTCTGAATGACTCGGTGGGCAGCTTCAGCTCCCCAAACCACCCAGGCTCCTACCCTCCTAACTCCCTGTGTGTGTGGGTGATCCGTGTCCCGGCTCCATACCTGGTCCAGATTCGTGTTTCCTCTCTTGCAGTGGAGGGGCCGTCTCCTTGTCTGTTTGACTGGTTGGGTGTCCAGGAGCAGACCGAGCAGCGCACAGTGGTCAGCAG GTTTTGTGGCAACGTTGCTCCACCAACAGTTAACTCCAACAGCAGCACAGTGTGGGTCACCTTCCGCTCTGACGCCAGCATCACAGGCAACGGCTTTGCTGCACAGTACAGAGCTGTGCTCCCCAGGCACA AGAGCTGCACCAGAGAAGAGTTCATGTGTGACGGCGGCCGCTGTCTGCtgcctgtgtctgtgtgtgacggACACCCAAACTGCGACGATCAACAGGATGAAGCAAACTGCAGCCACAAGCACAAGG AGTGTGGAGGCCAGACCTTTGGGCCGTACGGTTCCCTGGCGAGTCCAAATCACCCCAAGCCTTATCCTCACCAACAG tTGTGTACATGGCACATAGCAGTTGACAAAGGTCATGTCATCACGCTGAGCTTCAGAAACTTCAGCCTGGAGACTCAGGATGTGTGTGAGTTTGACTACGTGGAGGTTCACGACAGCAGCAATGCTGAAGCTGGACGGCTCTTGGGGAG ATTTTGCGGAACCACCATCCCACCAGACCTGACCTCCTCTGGCTCTCACATGACAGTGGTGTTTGTGGCCGATGAGGGTGTGGCAGACAGCGGTTTCAGCGCCACATACCAGGCTGTTTTTGTTACGGACA TACTGGGAGGCTGTGGTGTTTCTAAAGGGACGTGTGAGCCGGACCAGTTTGCCTGCGGGTCTGGAGAGTGCTTCCAGCAGCAGTGGCAGTGTGATGGGTGGAACGACTGTCCCGATGGAGCTGACGAGACGGGTTGTAGCAACTCCACCTATCCTCCTTTCA CCTCGCCGTGTGAGATCATCGAGGTGGAGATGTGTCAGGGTCTCAGCTACAACCTGACATCCTTCCCTAACGTCTGGCTCTCCATTGTTGACCAGAGAGAAGCCGCCACACTCCTGCGGCAGTATCGG GTGCTGATGGAGTTGGTGTGCTTCAGGCCTCTGCAGAGGCTGGTTTGTGGGATGTTTCTTCCACAGTGCAGCCCTCGTGGGGGTGTCCTCCAGCCCTGCCGCTCTGTCTGCTCTTCTGCAGAACAGCAGTGCAGCCAAGCCCTGGACCTCTTCTCCTTCAGCTGGCCATTCAACTGCCATCTTCTACCTGACTCTCAAGATCCACTGGAGTGTTCTGAGCCCTAA
- the mfrp gene encoding membrane frizzled-related protein isoform X2 produces MSDLSQVSVYSDSSDFYKNVFFNPTFELEGEREERVEGFRISSCTPEPIKPPAASPGCGVFEACVMRLWGPGRGLGVVVISAVALLLVAALGLALALILTQMKGQTLEDQSLTTAAPDLQSAEHKASQMSPTVPLFRGQMVSTVSPHSATTPPTETRCGGVLNDSVGSFSSPNHPGSYPPNSLCVWVIRVPAPYLVQIRVSSLAVEGPSPCLFDWLGVQEQTEQRTVVSRFCGNVAPPTVNSNSSTVWVTFRSDASITGNGFAAQYRAVLPRHKSCTREEFMCDGGRCLLPVSVCDGHPNCDDQQDEANCSHKHKECGGQTFGPYGSLASPNHPKPYPHQQLCTWHIAVDKGHVITLSFRNFSLETQDVCEFDYVEVHDSSNAEAGRLLGRFCGTTIPPDLTSSGSHMTVVFVADEGVADSGFSATYQAVFVTDRTCEPDQFACGSGECFQQQWQCDGWNDCPDGADETGCSNSTYPPFTSPCEIIEVEMCQGLSYNLTSFPNVWLSIVDQREAATLLRQYRVLMELVCFRPLQRLVCGMFLPQCSPRGGVLQPCRSVCSSAEQQCSQALDLFSFSWPFNCHLLPDSQDPLECSEP; encoded by the exons AATGTGTTTTTTAACCCCACCTTTGAGCTGGAGGGGGAGCGAGAAGAGAGGGTGGAAGGATTCAGGATTTCTTCCTGCACCCCTGAGCCCATCAAGCCACCAGCAGCCA GCCCAGGCTGTGGGGTTTTTGAAGCGTGTGTGATGCGTCTGTGGGGACCAGGTCGTGGCTTGGGGGTGGTGGTGATCTCTGCTGTAGCCCTGCTCCTGGTAGCTGCTCTGGGACTGGCCCTGGCCCTCATTCTGACTC AGATGAAAGGCCAGACCCTGGAGGACCAGTCACTGACCACAGCTGCTCCTGACCTGCAAAGTGCTGAACACAAAGCATCCCAGATGTCACCAACGGTCCCTTTGTTCAGAGGTCAGATGGTCAGCACAGTTTCACCACATTCTGCCACAACCCCCCCAACTGAAACAC GTTGTGGGGGGGTTCTGAATGACTCGGTGGGCAGCTTCAGCTCCCCAAACCACCCAGGCTCCTACCCTCCTAACTCCCTGTGTGTGTGGGTGATCCGTGTCCCGGCTCCATACCTGGTCCAGATTCGTGTTTCCTCTCTTGCAGTGGAGGGGCCGTCTCCTTGTCTGTTTGACTGGTTGGGTGTCCAGGAGCAGACCGAGCAGCGCACAGTGGTCAGCAG GTTTTGTGGCAACGTTGCTCCACCAACAGTTAACTCCAACAGCAGCACAGTGTGGGTCACCTTCCGCTCTGACGCCAGCATCACAGGCAACGGCTTTGCTGCACAGTACAGAGCTGTGCTCCCCAGGCACA AGAGCTGCACCAGAGAAGAGTTCATGTGTGACGGCGGCCGCTGTCTGCtgcctgtgtctgtgtgtgacggACACCCAAACTGCGACGATCAACAGGATGAAGCAAACTGCAGCCACAAGCACAAGG AGTGTGGAGGCCAGACCTTTGGGCCGTACGGTTCCCTGGCGAGTCCAAATCACCCCAAGCCTTATCCTCACCAACAG tTGTGTACATGGCACATAGCAGTTGACAAAGGTCATGTCATCACGCTGAGCTTCAGAAACTTCAGCCTGGAGACTCAGGATGTGTGTGAGTTTGACTACGTGGAGGTTCACGACAGCAGCAATGCTGAAGCTGGACGGCTCTTGGGGAG ATTTTGCGGAACCACCATCCCACCAGACCTGACCTCCTCTGGCTCTCACATGACAGTGGTGTTTGTGGCCGATGAGGGTGTGGCAGACAGCGGTTTCAGCGCCACATACCAGGCTGTTTTTGTTACGGACA GGACGTGTGAGCCGGACCAGTTTGCCTGCGGGTCTGGAGAGTGCTTCCAGCAGCAGTGGCAGTGTGATGGGTGGAACGACTGTCCCGATGGAGCTGACGAGACGGGTTGTAGCAACTCCACCTATCCTCCTTTCA CCTCGCCGTGTGAGATCATCGAGGTGGAGATGTGTCAGGGTCTCAGCTACAACCTGACATCCTTCCCTAACGTCTGGCTCTCCATTGTTGACCAGAGAGAAGCCGCCACACTCCTGCGGCAGTATCGG GTGCTGATGGAGTTGGTGTGCTTCAGGCCTCTGCAGAGGCTGGTTTGTGGGATGTTTCTTCCACAGTGCAGCCCTCGTGGGGGTGTCCTCCAGCCCTGCCGCTCTGTCTGCTCTTCTGCAGAACAGCAGTGCAGCCAAGCCCTGGACCTCTTCTCCTTCAGCTGGCCATTCAACTGCCATCTTCTACCTGACTCTCAAGATCCACTGGAGTGTTCTGAGCCCTAA
- the mfrp gene encoding membrane frizzled-related protein isoform X1: protein MSDLSQVSVYSDSSDFYKNVFFNPTFELEGEREERVEGFRISSCTPEPIKPPAASPGCGVFEACVMRLWGPGRGLGVVVISAVALLLVAALGLALALILTQMKGQTLEDQSLTTAAPDLQSAEHKASQMSPTVPLFRGQMVSTVSPHSATTPPTETRCGGVLNDSVGSFSSPNHPGSYPPNSLCVWVIRVPAPYLVQIRVSSLAVEGPSPCLFDWLGVQEQTEQRTVVSRFCGNVAPPTVNSNSSTVWVTFRSDASITGNGFAAQYRAVLPRHKSCTREEFMCDGGRCLLPVSVCDGHPNCDDQQDEANCSHKHKECGGQTFGPYGSLASPNHPKPYPHQQLCTWHIAVDKGHVITLSFRNFSLETQDVCEFDYVEVHDSSNAEAGRLLGRFCGTTIPPDLTSSGSHMTVVFVADEGVADSGFSATYQAVFVTDILGGCGVSKGTCEPDQFACGSGECFQQQWQCDGWNDCPDGADETGCSNSTYPPFTSPCEIIEVEMCQGLSYNLTSFPNVWLSIVDQREAATLLRQYRVLMELVCFRPLQRLVCGMFLPQCSPRGGVLQPCRSVCSSAEQQCSQALDLFSFSWPFNCHLLPDSQDPLECSEP, encoded by the exons AATGTGTTTTTTAACCCCACCTTTGAGCTGGAGGGGGAGCGAGAAGAGAGGGTGGAAGGATTCAGGATTTCTTCCTGCACCCCTGAGCCCATCAAGCCACCAGCAGCCA GCCCAGGCTGTGGGGTTTTTGAAGCGTGTGTGATGCGTCTGTGGGGACCAGGTCGTGGCTTGGGGGTGGTGGTGATCTCTGCTGTAGCCCTGCTCCTGGTAGCTGCTCTGGGACTGGCCCTGGCCCTCATTCTGACTC AGATGAAAGGCCAGACCCTGGAGGACCAGTCACTGACCACAGCTGCTCCTGACCTGCAAAGTGCTGAACACAAAGCATCCCAGATGTCACCAACGGTCCCTTTGTTCAGAGGTCAGATGGTCAGCACAGTTTCACCACATTCTGCCACAACCCCCCCAACTGAAACAC GTTGTGGGGGGGTTCTGAATGACTCGGTGGGCAGCTTCAGCTCCCCAAACCACCCAGGCTCCTACCCTCCTAACTCCCTGTGTGTGTGGGTGATCCGTGTCCCGGCTCCATACCTGGTCCAGATTCGTGTTTCCTCTCTTGCAGTGGAGGGGCCGTCTCCTTGTCTGTTTGACTGGTTGGGTGTCCAGGAGCAGACCGAGCAGCGCACAGTGGTCAGCAG GTTTTGTGGCAACGTTGCTCCACCAACAGTTAACTCCAACAGCAGCACAGTGTGGGTCACCTTCCGCTCTGACGCCAGCATCACAGGCAACGGCTTTGCTGCACAGTACAGAGCTGTGCTCCCCAGGCACA AGAGCTGCACCAGAGAAGAGTTCATGTGTGACGGCGGCCGCTGTCTGCtgcctgtgtctgtgtgtgacggACACCCAAACTGCGACGATCAACAGGATGAAGCAAACTGCAGCCACAAGCACAAGG AGTGTGGAGGCCAGACCTTTGGGCCGTACGGTTCCCTGGCGAGTCCAAATCACCCCAAGCCTTATCCTCACCAACAG tTGTGTACATGGCACATAGCAGTTGACAAAGGTCATGTCATCACGCTGAGCTTCAGAAACTTCAGCCTGGAGACTCAGGATGTGTGTGAGTTTGACTACGTGGAGGTTCACGACAGCAGCAATGCTGAAGCTGGACGGCTCTTGGGGAG ATTTTGCGGAACCACCATCCCACCAGACCTGACCTCCTCTGGCTCTCACATGACAGTGGTGTTTGTGGCCGATGAGGGTGTGGCAGACAGCGGTTTCAGCGCCACATACCAGGCTGTTTTTGTTACGGACA TACTGGGAGGCTGTGGTGTTTCTAAAGGGACGTGTGAGCCGGACCAGTTTGCCTGCGGGTCTGGAGAGTGCTTCCAGCAGCAGTGGCAGTGTGATGGGTGGAACGACTGTCCCGATGGAGCTGACGAGACGGGTTGTAGCAACTCCACCTATCCTCCTTTCA CCTCGCCGTGTGAGATCATCGAGGTGGAGATGTGTCAGGGTCTCAGCTACAACCTGACATCCTTCCCTAACGTCTGGCTCTCCATTGTTGACCAGAGAGAAGCCGCCACACTCCTGCGGCAGTATCGG GTGCTGATGGAGTTGGTGTGCTTCAGGCCTCTGCAGAGGCTGGTTTGTGGGATGTTTCTTCCACAGTGCAGCCCTCGTGGGGGTGTCCTCCAGCCCTGCCGCTCTGTCTGCTCTTCTGCAGAACAGCAGTGCAGCCAAGCCCTGGACCTCTTCTCCTTCAGCTGGCCATTCAACTGCCATCTTCTACCTGACTCTCAAGATCCACTGGAGTGTTCTGAGCCCTAA